The following coding sequences are from one Myxococcales bacterium window:
- a CDS encoding class I SAM-dependent methyltransferase: MDEVGRYYEELAPTYDASRFGNSYGAFIDRRERTILTAWLQGVPAAATLDAGCGTGRMLSLAQHGVDGSANMIDVARQKWPDRELVVSELRRLPYADATFDAVICLHVFMHLPRPEVAACVREFRRVIRPGGTIIFDVPAAERRAMTGRRRASWHGSTSYALSKLRALAAGLDVAEVQGLLALPVHRLPSRWRGALVAVDAWLGAVAPRLASYYLVKCQKPFAPHAALSL, from the coding sequence GTGGACGAGGTAGGGCGCTACTACGAGGAGTTGGCGCCCACGTACGATGCCAGTCGCTTTGGCAACAGCTATGGCGCTTTCATCGATCGCCGTGAGCGGACCATTCTAACCGCTTGGCTGCAAGGCGTGCCCGCTGCTGCCACGCTTGATGCGGGCTGTGGCACGGGCCGCATGTTGAGCTTGGCACAGCATGGGGTTGATGGCAGCGCTAACATGATCGACGTCGCGCGCCAAAAATGGCCCGATCGAGAGCTAGTGGTTTCAGAACTGCGGCGGCTGCCATATGCCGACGCAACGTTTGACGCGGTGATTTGCTTGCATGTGTTTATGCATTTACCGCGGCCGGAGGTCGCTGCGTGCGTCCGCGAATTTCGCCGCGTCATAAGACCAGGCGGCACCATTATCTTTGATGTGCCGGCGGCCGAGCGGCGGGCGATGACTGGGCGTCGCCGCGCGAGTTGGCACGGCAGCACGTCGTATGCCTTAAGCAAACTACGAGCGTTGGCGGCAGGCTTGGACGTTGCCGAGGTACAGGGCTTGCTGGCACTTCCGGTGCATCGCCTACCCTCGCGGTGGCGCGGGGCGTTGGTGGCCGTCGACGCGTGGTTGGGTGCTGTCGCGCCGCGGTTGGCAAGCTACTATCTCGTTAAGTGCCAGAAGCCTTTTGCGCCTCACGCCGCGCTATCTTTATGA
- a CDS encoding DUF4215 domain-containing protein, producing MSSTHGSTFQRLCRGAAWAIRPWILLGAVLLVGAPQTAHAQVICANFFVPVDGTYGDMCGVTLSTTPTVVTESGVTGYQLQTPGGGGAPACFTLTYDQTVIRFDLEVVGVDPGETLSVYSNAVQVPQASFLAVANPHPSASLQPVSIATGGDITSAGVGGSIFFEHINVAATSFTMCLAPANASSVVVRVITNSACQCANGNKHVNEDCDDGFEVSGDGCSDVCAIESGWACNGNPSVCSLLCSNSALDAGEACDDGDIDDGDGCSATCAIEAGWGCAGTPSTCALLCGNGALDGDEACDDGNADNNDGCSTACALEAGWICDANAPTVCVADGDEDGVADSGDNCPQDANDDQLDTDDDGIGDACDEPAEPPPPPPPPPPPPDDVDLKNTGCGCGTTDAPGLLWPVLALLGLALRRQRDIRRTR from the coding sequence ATGTCCTCGACGCACGGTTCCACCTTCCAGCGACTATGCCGCGGCGCCGCCTGGGCGATTCGACCTTGGATCTTGCTGGGCGCGGTGCTGCTCGTAGGCGCGCCACAAACCGCCCATGCGCAGGTCATCTGCGCCAACTTCTTTGTGCCCGTCGACGGGACTTACGGCGACATGTGCGGCGTTACGCTCAGCACCACGCCGACGGTGGTCACCGAGAGCGGCGTGACGGGCTATCAACTGCAAACGCCGGGCGGCGGCGGCGCACCCGCATGCTTCACGCTGACCTACGACCAAACCGTTATTCGCTTTGACCTCGAAGTCGTCGGCGTCGATCCGGGCGAAACGCTCAGCGTGTACTCAAATGCCGTGCAGGTGCCGCAGGCCAGCTTCTTGGCGGTCGCTAATCCGCACCCGAGCGCTTCGCTCCAACCCGTCAGCATCGCGACGGGCGGCGATATCACGAGCGCAGGCGTCGGTGGCTCCATCTTCTTCGAGCACATCAATGTTGCGGCCACCTCATTTACCATGTGCTTGGCGCCCGCCAACGCCTCCTCGGTGGTGGTGCGCGTCATCACCAACTCGGCCTGCCAGTGCGCCAACGGCAACAAGCACGTCAACGAAGATTGCGACGACGGCTTCGAAGTATCAGGCGACGGCTGCTCAGACGTTTGCGCGATTGAGAGCGGATGGGCGTGCAACGGTAACCCGAGCGTCTGTTCGCTGTTGTGCAGCAACAGCGCGCTCGACGCGGGCGAGGCCTGCGACGATGGCGATATTGATGATGGCGACGGCTGCTCGGCCACGTGCGCCATCGAAGCCGGCTGGGGCTGCGCTGGCACGCCTAGCACCTGCGCCCTGCTTTGCGGCAATGGCGCGCTCGACGGCGACGAGGCCTGCGATGATGGCAACGCCGACAACAACGACGGCTGTTCAACGGCCTGCGCGCTCGAAGCCGGCTGGATCTGCGACGCCAATGCGCCCACCGTCTGCGTTGCGGATGGCGATGAAGACGGCGTCGCCGACAGCGGCGACAACTGTCCGCAGGACGCCAATGACGATCAGCTCGATACCGACGACGACGGCATCGGCGATGCGTGCGACGAGCCGGCTGAGCCGCCGCCGCCCCCTCCTCCACCGCCGCCCCCTCCAGACGATGTAGACCTAAAAAACACCGGCTGTGGTTGCGGCACCACCGACGCGCCCGGCTTGCTGTGGCCGGTCTTGGCGCTCCTCGGCTTGGCACTCAGACGCCAACGCGATATTCGTCGCACGCGATAA
- a CDS encoding prepilin-type N-terminal cleavage/methylation domain-containing protein, giving the protein MTVSLASLRNHRQDGFTLIEILVTLALTMVALAGLLSLNVAITRGNATAAQSSEAVAFTKSVMEEIRTAPATSLGSTGPFSTPSLRDGRNTTFVIQAIYQGMTLIIGDPPNSTFKIRVEVSWLENAEKLPAGATASDILQFGPGGAAANGVGCDPTVGCSNFHRIALESMRSTRNGI; this is encoded by the coding sequence ATGACCGTATCGCTCGCTTCGCTGCGCAACCACCGCCAAGACGGTTTCACGCTGATCGAGATCCTGGTCACGCTGGCGCTCACGATGGTGGCGCTGGCCGGCCTGCTCTCGCTCAACGTCGCCATCACGCGCGGCAACGCCACCGCGGCCCAGAGCTCGGAAGCGGTCGCCTTCACCAAGTCGGTCATGGAGGAGATTCGCACCGCGCCCGCGACGTCGTTGGGTTCAACCGGGCCCTTTTCAACGCCCTCGCTGCGAGATGGCCGCAACACGACGTTCGTGATTCAGGCGATCTATCAGGGCATGACCTTGATCATCGGCGATCCGCCCAACTCGACCTTTAAAATTCGAGTCGAGGTCTCGTGGCTCGAGAATGCGGAGAAGCTGCCAGCGGGCGCCACGGCTTCGGATATCCTGCAGTTCGGCCCTGGCGGCGCCGCCGCCAACGGCGTCGGCTGCGATCCCACGGTGGGTTGTTCCAATTTCCACCGCATTGCGCTCGAGTCGATGCGCTCCACGCGCAACGGTATTTAG
- a CDS encoding insulinase family protein — MAASATADAPRATAAPKAPNIPHEKYMLANGLEVILAPDSSMPLVTVDVWYHVGSGDEVVGKSGFAHLFEHMLFQGSTHVGADRHFEVLSNAGAGPRSVNGSTNTDRTNYYEIVPSNQLETALWLESDRMAYLLPMLSETSFRNQVDVVRNERRQRYDNQPYGKTLLATYAALYDADHPHKFMTIGRHEDLEGASLADVVGFFKAWYVPSNATLVLAGDFEPAVAKALIEKWFGSFPRSEKPTRHKRAIPKQAAQTVELSDALAKQVDIRYAWHTPARFEPGDAELDILADTLAQAGTGRLYRRLVVESKLATSVVAYQQSMRHSSVFVVNVQLAGGADAKKAMAIIDEEIERVRNEPIAARERARTLATLEMVNATRLQSFLGRAEALQGYNQMLGTPDGFARDLARYQDATVEGIRATAAAYLTDATRLTVITSPGAN, encoded by the coding sequence TTGGCCGCTAGCGCCACCGCCGACGCGCCAAGGGCGACGGCGGCGCCCAAGGCGCCAAACATCCCCCACGAAAAGTATATGCTTGCCAACGGCCTCGAGGTCATCTTGGCGCCCGACAGCTCGATGCCGCTGGTCACGGTCGACGTTTGGTACCACGTTGGATCAGGTGACGAAGTCGTCGGCAAGAGCGGGTTTGCCCACTTGTTCGAGCACATGTTGTTTCAGGGTTCGACTCACGTTGGCGCCGATCGTCACTTCGAGGTGCTCTCAAACGCCGGTGCAGGGCCACGCTCGGTCAACGGCTCAACCAACACCGATCGCACCAACTACTACGAGATTGTGCCGTCTAATCAACTCGAAACCGCGCTATGGCTCGAAAGCGACCGCATGGCGTACCTGTTGCCAATGCTCAGCGAAACCAGCTTTCGCAATCAGGTCGATGTCGTGCGCAACGAGCGGCGCCAACGCTACGATAACCAGCCGTACGGCAAGACGCTGCTGGCGACCTATGCGGCGCTCTATGACGCCGACCATCCGCACAAATTCATGACCATTGGACGCCACGAAGATCTAGAAGGCGCCTCGCTCGCCGACGTCGTCGGCTTTTTTAAGGCGTGGTACGTACCCTCAAACGCCACGCTCGTGCTCGCTGGAGACTTCGAACCGGCTGTCGCCAAGGCGCTCATTGAAAAATGGTTTGGCTCGTTTCCACGCAGCGAGAAGCCCACCCGCCACAAGCGGGCCATCCCTAAGCAAGCCGCCCAAACCGTTGAGCTCTCGGATGCCTTGGCCAAGCAAGTCGATATTCGCTATGCATGGCACACGCCTGCCAGGTTTGAGCCAGGCGACGCCGAGCTCGATATTCTCGCCGACACCTTGGCGCAAGCCGGAACGGGCCGGCTGTATCGCCGCCTCGTCGTCGAGAGCAAGCTCGCCACGAGCGTCGTCGCCTACCAACAAAGCATGCGGCACTCGAGCGTCTTTGTTGTCAACGTGCAATTGGCCGGCGGCGCCGACGCCAAAAAGGCGATGGCTATTATCGATGAAGAAATCGAGCGCGTGCGGAATGAGCCAATCGCCGCGCGCGAGCGTGCGCGCACCCTGGCGACCCTCGAAATGGTCAATGCGACCCGCCTGCAATCGTTTCTCGGCCGTGCCGAGGCACTGCAAGGCTATAACCAAATGCTAGGCACGCCCGACGGCTTTGCCCGCGATCTGGCGCGCTACCAGGACGCCACCGTCGAAGGCATCCGCGCCACGGCCGCGGCCTATCTCACCGACGCCACCCGCCTCACCGTCATTACCTCTCCAGGAGCCAACTAA
- a CDS encoding serine/threonine protein kinase — protein sequence MSDNRPANANDAPPGEVTIEAEPPALEAVADPHADEREFDFGPQMVAEGSGTALPPLHTQSKQRIIGGKYVVLERIAQGGMGRVYRVRHQHLENEFALKIMMEQVAGTPGARDMFFREAKIASSFSHLNIAHVVDFGDDPDMGMYMVMELVDGEPLHRMLHREKRLSIRFACDIVMQVADALHHIHQRDIVHCDIKTENILITEVTTQRRRQRVAKLLDFGLARRLSGKSDGPLSGTPQYIAPERIRGEQPTPASDVYSLGILLYELICGRVPWEGSVEEILRGHLERPPAAPSTLVAGVDPALDRLILHALAKKPTDRHHDCAQFQYELKTAMDMMGLRARQPRVSRGAIEVSPVDQLDLTSRGFRRCRLPLAMVGANGTISAANDAFSIFVLGRIESMVGMSLSSTALPAFWPSFGEDLATMFGDATLAQVERVLVVADEHGQKQILVWMERVDDATMQIGAHQLNVTLPAPALPSSGRSIH from the coding sequence GTGAGCGACAACCGTCCAGCAAACGCGAACGACGCGCCTCCTGGCGAGGTGACGATCGAGGCCGAGCCACCGGCGCTCGAGGCCGTCGCCGACCCACACGCCGACGAACGCGAGTTTGACTTCGGCCCGCAGATGGTTGCGGAGGGCTCTGGCACCGCGTTGCCCCCGCTGCATACCCAGTCCAAGCAACGCATCATCGGCGGCAAATACGTGGTGCTCGAACGCATCGCGCAGGGCGGCATGGGGCGCGTCTATCGCGTGCGCCACCAACACTTAGAAAACGAGTTCGCGCTTAAGATCATGATGGAGCAAGTCGCCGGCACCCCCGGGGCGCGCGACATGTTCTTTCGCGAGGCGAAGATCGCCAGCAGCTTCTCGCATCTCAACATCGCGCACGTCGTTGACTTCGGCGACGACCCTGACATGGGCATGTACATGGTGATGGAGCTCGTCGACGGCGAGCCGCTGCACCGCATGCTGCATCGCGAGAAACGGCTTTCGATCCGCTTTGCCTGCGACATCGTCATGCAAGTCGCCGATGCCCTCCATCATATTCATCAGCGCGATATCGTGCACTGCGACATCAAAACCGAAAACATCTTGATCACCGAGGTGACGACGCAGCGGCGCAGACAACGCGTCGCCAAGCTGCTCGATTTTGGCTTGGCGCGCCGCTTAAGCGGCAAATCTGATGGACCGTTATCGGGCACGCCGCAATACATCGCGCCCGAACGGATTCGCGGCGAACAGCCAACCCCTGCCAGCGATGTCTATTCGCTTGGCATCTTGCTCTACGAGCTGATCTGCGGCCGGGTGCCATGGGAAGGCAGCGTCGAAGAAATCTTGCGCGGTCATCTCGAGCGCCCACCCGCGGCGCCGTCGACCCTCGTTGCCGGCGTCGACCCCGCGCTCGATCGGCTCATCCTGCACGCGCTCGCCAAGAAGCCAACGGATCGCCACCACGATTGCGCCCAGTTTCAATACGAACTCAAGACGGCCATGGACATGATGGGCCTTCGCGCGCGCCAGCCACGCGTCAGCCGCGGCGCGATCGAAGTCAGCCCCGTCGATCAGCTCGACCTGACGTCGCGTGGCTTCCGCCGCTGTCGGCTGCCCCTGGCTATGGTGGGCGCAAACGGCACGATCTCCGCCGCCAATGACGCATTTTCCATCTTTGTCTTAGGGCGAATTGAATCGATGGTGGGCATGTCTCTGAGTTCGACCGCGTTGCCGGCCTTCTGGCCGTCGTTTGGCGAGGACCTCGCCACCATGTTTGGCGATGCAACGTTGGCGCAGGTTGAGCGGGTGCTGGTGGTCGCCGACGAACACGGCCAAAAGCAAATTCTCGTGTGGATGGAGCGCGTCGATGACGCCACCATGCAGATTGGCGCGCACCAGCTAAACGTGACGCTGCCGGCACCTGCCCTGCCGTCGAGCGGGCGCTCGATTCACTAG
- a CDS encoding insulinase family protein, with the protein MSHPSYAVRSLLIGAAMLAGTAGCKHGNGTNTMTTTASRPDGAAPTPGEAAYVPPAPQELAFPDEPFRKSQPGASAERPFQLPAMNTFRLSNGMNVYLIEQHNLPLISIDLEFDGGSLAEPAAKRGLAGICMQALTEGTKTRDTLAFSEAVADIAAQIGGYAGRETMGLSLDILSTRFDAGFELFADALQNPAFASADMARLLTRAKESIKQSKGAPDRIAARIGAGLIIGPQNPLAAFSTEASIAAITPEDCVAFHQTWLKPAGARLFVVGDLTEAQVRSAFGDERMAAFAGSAPKLPVAKPAAMPTGTIYFVHVPGAAQSQVSFSHLGPRRQAKDYAATSIAASIFGGSFSSRINMNLREDKGYAYGARGAFTYWRGLGRFTAGASVRADATYQSLVELQNELTGFVSGKAPIKADELTRELSSEIYGFPGRFETGRSALGMYSTLVYFGLPLDTYKSYAETLRSLTAASVAKAAKTHLKPGAAVVLVVGDGDALMKRRVEGTGVAWEMNGQPVTLRAALLHAAKTGALGKRAFVELDVDGNPIKAIK; encoded by the coding sequence ATGTCGCATCCATCTTACGCGGTTCGCAGCCTGCTTATCGGCGCGGCCATGCTCGCGGGCACCGCGGGCTGCAAACACGGCAACGGAACCAACACCATGACCACCACTGCTTCGCGCCCCGACGGCGCCGCGCCCACGCCAGGCGAGGCGGCATATGTGCCACCAGCCCCCCAAGAACTCGCATTTCCCGACGAGCCCTTTCGCAAGTCACAGCCCGGTGCCTCGGCCGAGCGGCCGTTTCAGCTGCCCGCGATGAATACGTTCCGCCTAAGCAATGGGATGAACGTCTACCTTATCGAGCAGCATAACCTGCCGCTGATCTCGATCGATTTGGAATTTGATGGCGGCAGCCTCGCCGAGCCCGCGGCGAAGCGCGGTCTGGCCGGCATCTGCATGCAGGCCTTGACCGAAGGCACCAAGACGCGCGATACGCTGGCGTTTAGCGAGGCCGTCGCGGACATCGCGGCGCAAATTGGCGGCTACGCCGGCCGCGAAACGATGGGGCTATCGCTCGACATCTTGAGCACGCGTTTTGACGCGGGCTTTGAGCTGTTTGCCGATGCGTTGCAAAATCCAGCCTTTGCCAGCGCCGATATGGCGCGGCTCCTCACCCGCGCCAAGGAGAGCATCAAGCAGAGCAAGGGCGCGCCTGATCGCATCGCGGCACGAATTGGGGCGGGCCTCATCATCGGCCCGCAAAACCCATTGGCGGCCTTTTCCACGGAAGCCTCGATCGCCGCCATCACGCCCGAAGACTGCGTCGCCTTTCATCAGACATGGTTAAAGCCTGCGGGCGCGCGCCTCTTTGTCGTCGGCGACTTAACCGAGGCGCAGGTTCGCAGCGCTTTTGGCGATGAACGCATGGCGGCCTTTGCGGGCAGCGCGCCCAAGCTTCCTGTCGCCAAGCCCGCGGCCATGCCAACTGGCACCATCTATTTCGTGCACGTCCCGGGCGCGGCGCAATCGCAGGTTTCATTTAGCCATCTCGGGCCTCGTCGACAGGCCAAAGATTATGCCGCCACCAGCATTGCGGCGTCGATTTTTGGCGGTTCGTTTTCTAGTCGCATCAACATGAACCTGCGCGAGGATAAGGGCTATGCCTACGGCGCGCGCGGGGCATTTACGTATTGGCGAGGACTCGGCCGCTTCACGGCGGGTGCCTCGGTGCGCGCCGATGCGACGTATCAGAGCCTCGTCGAGCTCCAAAACGAGCTCACCGGCTTTGTGTCGGGCAAGGCGCCCATTAAGGCTGACGAATTGACCCGCGAGCTGTCGAGCGAAATTTATGGCTTTCCCGGTCGCTTTGAAACCGGGCGTTCGGCGCTCGGCATGTACAGCACCCTCGTCTATTTTGGCTTGCCGCTCGATACCTATAAATCGTATGCTGAGACGCTGCGTAGCCTCACCGCCGCCAGCGTGGCCAAGGCCGCCAAGACCCACCTCAAACCCGGGGCCGCGGTCGTTTTGGTGGTTGGCGACGGCGACGCGCTCATGAAGCGGCGTGTCGAGGGCACGGGTGTCGCGTGGGAAATGAATGGCCAGCCAGTTACCCTGCGGGCTGCGTTGTTGCATGCGGCCAAGACCGGCGCCCTGGGCAAGCGCGCCTTTGTCGAGCTTGATGTCGACGGAAACCCCATCAAGGCGATTAAATAA
- a CDS encoding VanW family protein: MIAPSDFISALRKVGHVLPAEGRAYVRHAQRRLRDEFAGTKFASRAAATRWREGLTLQHALAQPLYTTPNPERKIHNIAVAARAVTSISIAPGETFSFWRAVGRATARRGYLRSRNLVGGELRQELGGGICQLSGLLYHVGLTLGLGIVERHAHSVDLYQDDNRFTPLGADAAVVFGYKDLRLLNTTEANLVFDVRCEGHALIARALADRALLPTHIEFVRTRDGSATRVVETRQRSGEAWRVIACDEYRVGV; this comes from the coding sequence ATGATCGCTCCGAGCGACTTCATTTCGGCGCTGCGCAAGGTCGGGCACGTGCTTCCGGCCGAGGGCCGCGCCTATGTGCGGCACGCGCAACGCCGCCTGCGCGACGAGTTCGCCGGGACTAAATTTGCTTCGCGCGCCGCGGCCACGAGGTGGCGCGAGGGCCTGACCTTGCAGCATGCACTCGCGCAGCCGCTTTATACAACGCCAAATCCCGAGCGCAAAATTCACAATATTGCGGTCGCCGCGCGCGCGGTTACAAGCATAAGCATCGCGCCGGGCGAGACATTTTCGTTTTGGCGCGCCGTCGGCAGGGCGACCGCGCGCCGCGGCTACCTGCGCAGCCGCAACTTAGTTGGCGGCGAACTGCGGCAAGAGCTTGGCGGAGGCATTTGTCAGCTCTCCGGCCTGCTTTATCATGTAGGCCTTACGCTGGGGTTAGGCATCGTTGAGCGCCATGCGCATAGCGTGGACCTGTATCAAGACGACAATCGCTTCACTCCGCTCGGCGCCGATGCCGCCGTGGTGTTTGGCTACAAAGATTTGCGGTTGCTAAACACAACCGAGGCGAATCTCGTGTTTGATGTGCGCTGCGAGGGACACGCGTTGATTGCGCGCGCCTTGGCAGATCGCGCGTTGTTGCCTACCCACATCGAATTTGTGCGAACGCGTGACGGCAGCGCCACGCGGGTGGTGGAAACGCGGCAACGCAGCGGCGAGGCCTGGCGCGTTATCGCGTGCGACGAATATCGCGTTGGCGTCTGA
- the ettA gene encoding energy-dependent translational throttle protein EttA, with product MAQQFVYVMKDLRKVVPPKREILKGIWLSFYPGAKIGVLGNNGAGKSTLLRIMAGVDKDFTGEAWAADGVKIGYLPQEPQLDPNKTVRENVDEGVAVQRALLAKFEEVTAKLGDDLTDAQMQKVMDEQSRLQDQIEAQNLWDLDHTVELAMDALRCPDGDADVTKLSGGERRRVALARLLLSKPDMLLLDEPTNHLDAESVQWLEKTLEDFPGTVVAITHDRYFLDNVAKWILELDRGEGHPFEGNYSTWLEHKAKRLADEEKQESARQRMLLRELEWVRSSAKARHAKSKARLSRYDEMVSESQNDKRDPTLEIYIPPGPRLGNDVVIAEGVSKSFGERLLIDNLNFKLPRGGIVGVIGPNGAGKTTLFRMIMGVEKPDKGTLKVGESVKLGYVDQSRDSLSADKNVWEEISDGLDNMILGERSINSRAYVSSFNFRGGDQQKLVGQLSGGERNRVHLAKMIRTAGNVLLLDEPSNDLDVDTLRALEDGLLQFPGCAVVISHDRWFLDRIATHILAFEGDSHIEWFEGNFQDYEADRRRRMGADADKPTRFKYKAIR from the coding sequence ATGGCGCAACAATTCGTCTATGTCATGAAAGATCTGCGCAAGGTGGTGCCACCGAAGCGCGAGATCCTCAAAGGTATCTGGCTCTCGTTTTATCCCGGCGCCAAAATCGGCGTGCTCGGCAACAACGGCGCGGGTAAGTCAACGCTGCTGCGCATCATGGCGGGCGTCGACAAGGATTTTACCGGCGAGGCGTGGGCGGCCGACGGCGTCAAGATTGGCTACCTGCCGCAAGAGCCGCAGCTCGATCCAAACAAGACCGTGCGCGAGAATGTCGACGAAGGCGTTGCGGTGCAACGCGCGCTGCTCGCCAAGTTCGAAGAGGTTACTGCCAAGCTGGGCGACGACCTAACCGACGCGCAGATGCAAAAAGTGATGGACGAGCAGTCGCGCCTGCAAGATCAGATCGAAGCGCAAAATCTGTGGGACCTCGACCACACGGTCGAGCTCGCCATGGACGCGCTGCGCTGCCCCGATGGCGACGCCGACGTCACCAAGCTCTCGGGTGGTGAGCGCCGCCGAGTCGCGTTGGCGCGCCTGCTCCTCTCCAAGCCCGACATGCTGCTGCTCGACGAACCGACGAACCATTTGGACGCCGAATCGGTGCAATGGCTCGAAAAGACGCTGGAAGATTTTCCAGGCACCGTGGTGGCCATCACGCACGACCGCTACTTTCTCGACAACGTCGCCAAATGGATCTTGGAGCTCGACCGAGGTGAGGGCCATCCGTTCGAGGGCAACTACTCGACCTGGCTCGAGCACAAGGCCAAGCGCCTGGCCGACGAAGAGAAACAAGAATCCGCGCGCCAACGCATGCTGCTCCGCGAGCTCGAGTGGGTGCGCTCGTCCGCCAAGGCGCGTCACGCCAAGAGCAAGGCCCGCCTCTCGCGCTACGATGAAATGGTCAGCGAATCGCAAAACGACAAGCGCGACCCAACCTTGGAAATCTACATTCCACCTGGGCCGCGCCTGGGCAACGACGTCGTCATCGCCGAGGGCGTCAGCAAATCGTTCGGCGAACGTTTGCTCATCGACAACCTCAACTTCAAGCTGCCGCGAGGCGGCATCGTCGGCGTGATTGGCCCCAACGGCGCCGGCAAGACGACGTTGTTTCGCATGATTATGGGCGTCGAAAAACCCGACAAAGGCACGCTCAAGGTTGGCGAATCGGTCAAGCTTGGCTACGTCGACCAAAGCCGCGATTCGCTCTCGGCCGATAAAAACGTATGGGAAGAAATCTCCGACGGCCTCGACAACATGATTCTCGGCGAGCGCAGCATCAACTCGCGCGCCTATGTGTCGAGCTTTAACTTTCGCGGTGGCGACCAACAAAAATTGGTTGGCCAGCTCTCGGGCGGCGAGCGCAATCGCGTCCACCTCGCGAAGATGATCCGCACCGCCGGCAACGTCTTGCTCCTCGACGAACCTTCCAACGACCTCGACGTCGACACCTTGCGCGCGCTCGAAGATGGCCTGTTGCAGTTTCCCGGTTGTGCGGTGGTCATCAGCCACGACCGGTGGTTTCTCGATCGCATCGCGACGCACATCTTGGCGTTTGAGGGCGACAGCCACATCGAATGGTTCGAAGGTAACTTCCAAGACTACGAAGCCGATCGCCGCCGCCGCATGGGTGCCGATGCCGACAAGCCGACGCGATTTAAGTACAAGGCGATCCGTTAG
- a CDS encoding DUF2130 domain-containing protein codes for MPNITCPNCQHAFELTDAVRSELEKQVRGEHAARLADERKAREAEFAAREAVLVKQAADAQAALEAKFAKAKAEGAAALEAAVATRLKDEYEVKLGLLTQTSADSAAKLKAAQARELEFLKKVEALTSKEAELELQLQRTLSEERAKLAEKIRQEEGEKAKLKESEWDLRLKEMASKLEQQKALADEMQRKAEQGLTQRQGEVMEVALEELLRATFVHDEIAEVGKGVRGADCVQTVRNRQGQPCGTIIFESKRTAAFAGDWIEKLKTDMRACGADVAVLVTQTLPKGVERFGEKEGVWVCTFAEVGALTHVLREGLLRVAAVQKSQENRGHKTLMLYEYLTGNEFAEQWKAIREAFAAMQGSIQKERDAMEKLWKAREKQLAKALINMAGIKGSIEGISGQDVGLELLDEAAPAELPELV; via the coding sequence ATGCCTAACATTACCTGCCCCAACTGCCAGCACGCGTTCGAGCTCACCGATGCGGTGCGCAGCGAGCTGGAAAAGCAGGTGCGCGGCGAGCACGCGGCGCGCTTAGCCGACGAGCGCAAGGCGCGCGAAGCAGAATTTGCGGCGCGCGAGGCGGTGCTGGTCAAGCAAGCCGCCGATGCGCAGGCTGCGCTAGAGGCGAAGTTTGCCAAGGCCAAGGCTGAGGGGGCGGCCGCGCTCGAGGCCGCGGTCGCCACGCGTCTAAAAGACGAATATGAGGTCAAGCTCGGCCTGCTCACGCAAACCAGCGCGGATAGCGCCGCCAAGCTCAAAGCCGCGCAAGCACGCGAACTTGAGTTTCTCAAAAAAGTCGAAGCGCTGACGTCAAAAGAGGCCGAGCTCGAGCTCCAGCTGCAGCGCACGCTCAGTGAAGAGCGCGCCAAGCTCGCCGAGAAAATCCGCCAAGAAGAAGGCGAAAAAGCCAAGCTCAAGGAATCCGAGTGGGATCTACGCCTTAAGGAAATGGCCTCCAAGCTCGAACAGCAAAAGGCGCTCGCAGATGAGATGCAGCGCAAGGCCGAACAGGGGCTCACCCAACGCCAAGGCGAGGTCATGGAGGTCGCGCTCGAAGAGCTCTTGCGCGCCACCTTTGTGCATGACGAAATCGCCGAGGTCGGCAAGGGCGTGCGCGGCGCCGACTGCGTGCAGACGGTTCGCAATCGCCAGGGCCAACCTTGCGGCACAATTATTTTCGAGAGCAAGCGGACGGCAGCCTTTGCCGGCGACTGGATCGAAAAACTCAAGACCGACATGCGCGCGTGCGGCGCCGATGTCGCCGTGCTCGTGACGCAGACGTTACCCAAGGGCGTCGAGCGCTTTGGCGAAAAGGAGGGCGTGTGGGTGTGCACATTTGCCGAGGTGGGCGCGCTCACCCACGTGCTGCGCGAAGGCCTGTTGCGCGTCGCGGCGGTGCAGAAGAGCCAAGAAAATCGCGGCCACAAGACGCTGATGCTTTATGAGTATCTCACGGGCAACGAGTTTGCCGAACAGTGGAAGGCGATCCGCGAGGCCTTCGCCGCCATGCAGGGCAGCATTCAAAAAGAGCGCGATGCCATGGAAAAACTGTGGAAGGCGCGGGAAAAGCAGCTGGCCAAGGCCCTTATTAATATGGCCGGCATCAAGGGCTCCATCGAGGGCATCTCGGGCCAAGATGTTGGCCTAGAGTTGCTGGACGAGGCAGCGCCGGCGGAGCTGCCAGAATTGGTTTGA